One part of the Microlunatus elymi genome encodes these proteins:
- a CDS encoding winged helix-turn-helix domain-containing protein, with amino-acid sequence MSDESSEHAGVRVTDPRMLRAIAHPTRNRILAELTAAGPSRAADLARDLGIPANQASFHLRQLAKYGMVIEAPEVARDKRDRVWKVAAERGYHVNLRAIGEASGGQAAVAVFTDQLRNWAAYLVDRALDETGDDPDAPEHDRRSITDSEIRLTDDERDEFAADMQELFDRWADRTRDRSVPRRSYSYFMIMQPYPPVAPPGRTTGGHSDPDKPVGEPKS; translated from the coding sequence ATGAGTGACGAGAGCTCCGAACACGCGGGCGTCCGGGTGACCGACCCGCGGATGCTACGAGCGATCGCGCACCCGACGCGCAACCGGATCCTGGCCGAACTGACCGCCGCCGGACCATCTCGGGCCGCTGACCTGGCCCGCGATCTCGGCATTCCGGCGAACCAGGCGAGCTTTCATCTTCGCCAGCTCGCCAAGTACGGGATGGTGATCGAGGCGCCGGAGGTCGCCCGGGACAAGCGGGACCGGGTCTGGAAGGTGGCGGCCGAGCGCGGCTACCACGTCAACCTGCGGGCGATCGGTGAGGCGTCCGGCGGCCAGGCGGCGGTGGCCGTGTTCACCGATCAGCTCCGCAACTGGGCGGCGTACCTGGTCGACCGGGCTCTGGACGAGACCGGCGACGACCCCGATGCGCCCGAGCACGACCGGCGATCGATCACCGACTCGGAGATCCGGCTGACCGACGACGAACGCGACGAGTTCGCCGCGGACATGCAGGAGCTGTTCGATCGCTGGGCCGACCGGACCCGGGATCGCAGCGTGCCCAGGCGCAGTTACTCGTACTTCATGATCATGCAGCCGTATCCACCAGTCGCGCCGCCGGGACGCACCACCGGCGGCCACAGCGACCCGGACAAGCCGGTCGGGGAACCGAAGTCGTGA